The sequence TTGGTTTTACCTTTATTAACATAAGATACGCGGTATCTGGAATTATTTAGTCTTTGTAACTCGAACATAATGTTATTTCCTTacgaagtattaataattcatattaatacTGTATAACACGATTTTCAAAAAGGAGACTCCGTAAGTCGTAGTTTACTAGTAGAATATAAAGACGAATTACTTGAAATTCCCCGaaataatagcaataaaatcCAAAATGAATGTTAGGCTTAGGGGATTGtaatctattattaatatgtaaacaTATATACTACAAAACTTAAGTTGAATTGTTATTCAAATTCGATTTTACGAAAAACACGCTTAGCAATCGCACCTTTGTAAGTCGACAATTCAGTAGTTAAATCATATGTATCTCGAAGTTCTTGTAAAGTCGAAAACTTATTAACtcgatttttttgaatttcccTTGATATTCGAATTATAGAAATTCCACTGTATATTACAAAGTATATAGTTCataaaacttcaataaatagttGAATACCTGATACCTGatagttaaaatgaaatgaaagaatgttaaatcaaataaagtatatttccaatattaataaatatgtatctgtttttagttttagaaTACGTAGGACCGAAATGGCGTACGTTCGTTGCGAATATGTCCATAGCTATATTCTTCACTTTTGGCGCATCAATTCTGCCCTGGATCGCCTTGTGGGCAGGCGATTGGAGGAGATATGCGTTAGGAATAAGTCTGCCATTTATATTCGCTGCTGCTACGCCTTGGGTGGTTCCTGAAAGTGCCCGGTAAGATTTATTCTTGTTTGAATAATAGCTAGGTACTTGAGAATGTAGGGCACGGCATTCACACATTAGCAACGAGAATTATCCGCCGTACGGATGGAACGGAAATTATAGTTTGTTggttcttataaatatttagctgtaaatattataataaaaatagtaataaatcgTTTCTTTGCAAAGTAAgtggtacattcagattgaGCAATTATGAAAAACTACAAAATCagccaaataaaaataggaataGAAAtcacatattaattatcataaaaaaaacaattatgtataattgttgtcaaaacttatggtctaaatattCCCAGCTATAAAGGCACCttgactttataaaaaaatatagaaataaacaacaaaaatttactaaaaataaaaatttatctgagtttaataataagttacataCTCTAGTaaattctgtcaatgttaaaCTAAATGTGTCAGGTCTTATTAAATCCTGTGTGTGCATAACAGAATTTTTTCCTGTCGTGTCTAATGTGGTTAATATAtgcattataattataattaagcctcatttattccttgaaactCAAGCTGTACAAAAGTTACACAcgcttaaaattttatacagaaataattatatttttattaaaggacCAATAGGTCCTTCTACAAGAATAGAGTAAAGGCATTTTTTTGTGGGGAAATGCGTTACGCATACCCTCCCGCGGCACGGTTGTTTCGTGGTAAAGGGacttatgtgggactcgctgcTGCTGCCCACAGCGTAGCCTTGTCCGCATCCAGCCACGCGATTAGGCGTTAAACTCACGTCCTCTACGGCCACGAATGATGTGGAATGGACCTTGGCACAGCAAGGGCCATTCACTTCGGCCAATTCGCTCTAACTTCTAAAGCTGGGAGAGGCCGCGCCGGGTACAATGCTTGCAGGAATGCGTCAGCGGTAGAGTATAGGCCTCCTGCGACTGGCGCGATCTCTCTTTAAGCTCGTCAGCCAAGAGGGCGACCTCTCTTTCTTTTCCCTGGTGGTCCTCTCCAGCTTGTTACCCTGCCATCTGCCGTTGTTCCTGCGAGCAGTGTGGcccgcccatttccactttttTGCAATGGGATAGTGCATCaattatcaataatattattttctgtactTCTTatctagttttaaattttgttcacTACGTTCCATTACTGTTGATTTGGTTggttatttctttatttgtgtacgcttcattatacatataatatactgctgcttaaaatattttaccatttttcAGATGGCTCCTTTCACAAGGAAAAGTTGACAAAGCTTTGATAATTATGAAGAAATTTGAGaggattaataaaacaaaaattcctGATAAAATACTCAATGAATTTACTGTAAGTTTTTAACggaattttaaatcatttaaatctGATTATTCAATTGTGATTAGGTTAATAAGAAAACGcctgacttaaaaaaatatcaaatagtaCAAGATATcactaaagtaaaaataaatcagtggcgctgcaacctttttaggtctgggaccTTAgctttctatatctgtttcatttgtgaatctaataggcaagtaggtgatcagccgctgtcgactttttgggtctaaggtaagccggtttactcacgatattttccttcaccgttcgaaggAACGTAAAATGTACAttgaaattccattggtgcacagccggggatgaCAGTagaacgctgaagccactaggccaacactgctctaattataaataactttaccCATTTATAGGAAGCCTCACAACAAGCCCTCAAAGATTCTGAAACCCAAAGGACTTATTCAGTCCTGGATATCTTCAAAACCCCTCGACTAAGGCGTAACGCGATCCTCCTCATCATTATCTGGATGGGGATATCATTAGTCTTCGACGGCCATGTCAGGAATGTTGGATCTTTGGGCCTGGATATATTTATGACTTTCACAGTGGCAACGGCAACGGAATTTCCAGCTGATACGTTTCTGACACTCGTGTTGGATCGGTAAGTTTTGGAAGAATTTATTGATAGTGAAATTACTGTAGGGTGTCTAATCATTTTGGTAGTGGCACACGATTGCTAAGATAATTAGAATTTTGCTAACTTACGTgcgtaatatatatttgttttaccaaagattaaagtaaatagaaaaattattgCTTTGGAACACCTGTAACTTGTATCCTAGTTGTCAAGgcaagtcaaaatcatttattcatatagggaACACGATgtaaacttatgaacgtcaaaaaagaaatatatacctattaaatgcttctaattttacagttactgtcagttctcaaatctggcaataaactctccgccactctttttaatcgccaagttttttatttgacacaatgtttgtaaggagctctaaccattacaccatgttccacatgatctcttaagtaaaaaataataataaaataaattaaaaacaaagatttgtcctctatgaGCAGTagacatggtgaaataggagcacgcacttacattctcgtgggaacaacacttGAGCTACAACTTGTAATGTTGgatgtaaaattatatcaacATATGAAATGTTAACTTAATAATTGACGCCTGATGTGGAAAGTGATAACTATTACACGAGTTACACTAGATGATTTCCATGGAAATACTTTCCCCAGACTTTGGTCCCAAATTTTTCGGTTCCCTACTAAGAGTTAATGAATGAAAGTGTTGagattaaattacttttacaaattgATTATTGTATTTCGATTTATTATTACGATGATTGACATTGACGTTTAGATCGGTAAAAACAATTGACTTTttaaggtaaatgtcattaatcaaatacattttatagatGGGGTAGACGATGGCTAGCTTGTGGTTCAATGGTCATCAGTGGTCTTTTCAGTCTACTCGCAACTACTGTACCAATTGGTAAGTGTATTTATATCTTCCACGCTCGATTTGGATCAACCATCTcctagatattttaaataaaaatacgttttaCCAGAACTTATGTTGttctttcaaataataaaattacgcTTGCTGTACCTATGCATATCAATTctccttttaagaatttaaacCTCCCCGTACTTATTGGGATGCGTAATGGTTTTGCCCTGAATCGCATTCCCGGGCCCAGTTACAACCAGGTCTTTGTTGCACTATAGAAAATGGGCTAACCTAAGAACTAagtgttacaataaaatattatgattaatacaaattaagcTATTTTGCGACATAGCCCTcttatattgaaaattatttttatctacagccttgcgattctgtaactcagttttcgaactcacacagcggttttgaCAGCGGCGGTCACACACACATTTtacgtaaaatgactgctttacgactaatttgagcgcgaccgccgctgtgaaaaccgctgtgtgagttcgaaaagtgagttacagaatcgcatgGCTGTTTAATGAACACCGATCAAAATATCAGTGATACGAAGACTGTCTCTTGTCTCGCTGGAGTTATGAAACTCttcaaaaaattgtatttttttttcaggcgGTCCCTCTGCATCTTTAGCAATATTGGGACGATTTGCAATAAACATATCGTACAACATCGGTCTTCAATACGCAGCAGAGCTACTTCCCACCGTTGTACGAGCCCAGGGCGTGGCTTTGATACATATAATGGGATATGTGGCATCTATATTGGCACCTTTTGTTGTTTACTTGGTATGTCGCATActtgcatattttatttcaattcgttaggcatttaaaatacatatatatatacgaaaATTAAGAACAATATACGTTAACTATGTAGAtagattgtttaaaaaaaaggatacTTCGTCAAAGGCCAGCCACGCACCCACTTAAATAGTTCATGGACTGCGATGACTGCCTTTTAAAGCGTCCCGTAggatataatatattcctatcttataaaaaaaagataaacaattaaataaattattagttcgTTGcaactaacaaaaataaaactttgccattatcaaaaaaatattaaatttgaatatatcacaaagaaaatatatcgTTTTCAGGCTACGATATCCCCGGAACTACCTCTGTTAATTCTAGGGGTTTTGGGTATCATCGGTGGGTTCCTTTGCCTCCTCTTGCCGGAGACTATGGACACGGAGTTGCCCCAAACTCTGGCGGACGGAGAGGAGTTTGGGAAAGATCAGAGGTTCTGGGACAACCCTTGTTTCCCCAGGTAAGAAAGCTTGTAGAAAATAATTACGTTG is a genomic window of Pieris napi chromosome 13, ilPieNapi1.2, whole genome shotgun sequence containing:
- the LOC125055602 gene encoding organic cation transporter protein-like, translated to MAPQERTPCCDDSRQSGDIDKPSIDTFNKSDSTNVTDKRKATDFDDLLPYIGEFGLYQKILFLLMIPFAFFVAFVYFSQIFMTIVPEQHWCWIPELANLTAEERRALAIPAKIGGQFSHDRCQMYSTNWSLALAQGRTTPDDEWPIVPCVTWEYNRTDVPYETIASQLDWVCDKDNLAATAQAIFFCGAIVGGLVFGWIADKYGRIPALVGTNMMGFAAGVGTAFCHSFWSFVLCRFFVGLAFDNCFTMMYILVLEYVGPKWRTFVANMSIAIFFTFGASILPWIALWAGDWRRYALGISLPFIFAAATPWVVPESARWLLSQGKVDKALIIMKKFERINKTKIPDKILNEFTEASQQALKDSETQRTYSVLDIFKTPRLRRNAILLIIIWMGISLVFDGHVRNVGSLGLDIFMTFTVATATEFPADTFLTLVLDRWGRRWLACGSMVISGLFSLLATTVPIGGPSASLAILGRFAINISYNIGLQYAAELLPTVVRAQGVALIHIMGYVASILAPFVVYLATISPELPLLILGVLGIIGGFLCLLLPETMDTELPQTLADGEEFGKDQRFWDNPCFPRKKEIPVQRLEAPQESFVRPLPGIGSRASIRASIRLSARSKRNDNVS